From Microbacterium pseudoresistens, the proteins below share one genomic window:
- a CDS encoding MFS transporter yields MPDTAPSAFSPRPTSARPRAGALWLTLFTLAWLAIWTVQLTPLQLLLPLQLDAQNSSGEWVSGVVWAGIVLSVGGLAGIVAGPAAGALSDRTRSRWGRRRPWAIGGSLVAAAGLLLTGIATGPWAIGGAWIVVSIGVAAASAALTAMIADQLTTQRGAASAAASSAQAVGIVVGVGAVVLLGLGIVASYVMLAAFIVVIGVGTALLLPDPPADHLPARVDVSTRRRLSSLRDRDFLWLLIGRLIVNIGNALGTSLLLFFLLYGIRVAAEEAEDDLLLLIVIYTVFVVIASIVVGMISDRWGHRRVLTVLAALVQAVSGLVILVSQDLGTTCIAAAVMGVGYGAYMAVSLAFATDLLRDPDDHARDLGLVNVSANLGQLLGPLIGAGLVVLVGGFWLLFAMAAALSVAGALTTLAVRNPAVSTPASPEPAPEPR; encoded by the coding sequence ATGCCCGACACAGCACCATCCGCATTTTCCCCGCGCCCGACCTCGGCGCGACCACGGGCGGGAGCGCTCTGGCTGACCCTGTTCACCCTCGCCTGGCTGGCGATCTGGACGGTTCAGCTCACGCCGCTGCAGTTGCTGCTGCCCCTGCAGCTCGACGCGCAGAACTCGTCGGGCGAGTGGGTCTCCGGCGTCGTGTGGGCCGGGATCGTGCTGTCGGTCGGCGGATTGGCGGGCATCGTCGCCGGTCCCGCCGCGGGCGCCCTGTCGGACCGCACCCGCTCGCGCTGGGGTCGTCGGCGACCGTGGGCGATCGGCGGCTCGCTCGTGGCTGCAGCGGGACTGCTGCTCACGGGCATCGCGACGGGCCCTTGGGCGATCGGCGGCGCGTGGATCGTCGTGTCGATCGGCGTGGCGGCCGCGTCGGCGGCGCTCACGGCGATGATCGCCGATCAGCTCACCACCCAGCGCGGGGCGGCATCCGCGGCGGCCAGCTCGGCGCAGGCGGTGGGGATCGTCGTAGGGGTCGGGGCCGTGGTGCTGCTCGGGCTCGGCATCGTCGCCTCGTACGTGATGCTCGCCGCCTTCATCGTCGTCATCGGCGTGGGCACGGCGCTGCTGCTGCCCGATCCGCCCGCCGATCACCTTCCGGCGCGCGTCGACGTCTCCACGCGTCGGAGGCTGTCGTCGTTGCGAGACCGCGACTTCCTGTGGCTACTGATCGGCCGGCTCATCGTCAACATCGGCAACGCGCTCGGCACGTCGCTGCTGCTGTTCTTCCTGCTCTACGGCATCCGTGTCGCGGCGGAGGAGGCCGAGGACGACCTGCTGCTGCTCATCGTCATCTACACGGTGTTCGTGGTGATCGCCTCGATCGTCGTGGGGATGATCTCGGACCGCTGGGGGCATCGGCGCGTGCTCACTGTGCTCGCCGCACTCGTGCAAGCCGTATCGGGCCTGGTGATCCTCGTCAGCCAAGACCTCGGCACGACGTGCATCGCGGCGGCCGTGATGGGGGTCGGGTACGGCGCTTACATGGCCGTGAGCCTCGCGTTCGCCACCGACCTGCTGCGGGATCCCGATGACCACGCCCGCGACCTTGGACTCGTGAACGTGTCGGCGAATCTCGGTCAGCTGCTCGGCCCGCTCATCGGCGCGGGACTCGTGGTGCTGGTCGGAGGCTTCTGGCTGCTGTTCGCGATGGCCGCCGCACTGTCGGTCGCAGGCGCGCTCACGACCCTTGCGGTGCGGAATCCCGCGGTGTCGACTCCAGCGTCGCCAGAGCCAGCTCCAGAACCGCGTTGA
- a CDS encoding helix-hairpin-helix domain-containing protein, protein MPAAPDAAEDSSAPRLAPPRVRLGLGAAVVFALVVLSVTVGIGLLQGQANTAAALPTPTGSAEDVGELPGASVYVHVLGEVASPGLYVLDDGDRVADALAAAGGTLPSADLRSVNLARAVSDGEQIVVAVQGAVPTAGGSSAATGGDGMIDLNTADAAALEELPRIGPALAERIVEWREANGRFASVDDLLAVSGIGEKVLAGFRDKVRV, encoded by the coding sequence ATGCCCGCCGCTCCGGATGCCGCTGAGGACAGCTCCGCCCCTCGGCTCGCGCCTCCGCGTGTGCGGCTCGGGCTGGGTGCCGCGGTGGTGTTCGCGCTCGTCGTGCTGTCGGTGACGGTGGGCATCGGACTGCTGCAGGGGCAGGCGAACACCGCGGCGGCGCTTCCGACCCCTACGGGAAGTGCGGAGGACGTCGGAGAGCTGCCGGGGGCATCCGTGTACGTGCATGTGCTCGGCGAGGTGGCGAGCCCCGGACTGTACGTGCTGGACGACGGCGATCGTGTGGCCGATGCCCTGGCTGCGGCAGGAGGAACGCTGCCGTCGGCCGATCTGCGCAGCGTGAATCTCGCACGCGCGGTCTCCGACGGCGAACAGATCGTCGTCGCTGTGCAGGGGGCGGTGCCCACGGCCGGGGGATCGTCGGCGGCCACGGGCGGCGACGGCATGATCGACCTCAACACCGCCGACGCCGCCGCGCTCGAGGAGTTGCCGCGCATCGGCCCCGCACTGGCGGAACGGATCGTCGAATGGCGCGAGGCGAACGGCCGTTTCGCGTCGGTCGACGATCTTCTCGCGGTGTCGGGGATCGGCGAGAAGGTGCTCGCGGGATTCCGGGACAAGGTGCGGGTGTGA
- a CDS encoding ComEC/Rec2 family competence protein — MVPVCAAAWPVALLAVCLPATSGWLILAGAVFGVVAAMCAVRAPRGVGRSFLMRWAGVGIVMAAVVSGIGGAVLLADGARSEAASLGGGVVHAVLTVQSSASVGADGRLWMDAQTQVLGRGDAPDARSVPVRVGVPQGEDGVDIAPGTVLELSAETAVADAGERAVLVLFALGEPSILTRGPLIARIAADVRSAFITRSATLPEPGAQLLPGLAVGDTRAVTPELDAAMKASGLSHLTAVSGSNCALVIAAGFGLVALLGGGRVLRVVVAALGLAAFVVLVTAEPSVIRAAAMAAIAMLCLLLGRPRAGLPMLAAAVAVLLVTDPWLSMSAGFALSAAATGALILLAPPLARGMRRWLPAPLALALAVPLSAQLVCGPIIALFTDQQSIIGVAANIVAAPAAPLATVLGLLACLAMPVPPLADLFAACAWLPSAWIAQTALTSAEVPGGLVTAPAGVVSALVIALLSAAFAWLLATGGTRRHRTVTWLSGVVLALACGLGTGTALLDGPAAPLTRPSDWGMAACDIGQGDALLLRSAGHVMLVDTGPDPALLQSCLDSVGIGRIDVLVLTHFDQDHAGAAPALAGRVGTVMHSPADGARAQRTLDVLRDGGARLVAAVAGQRGPLGTAQWRVLWPRRDERVFPPGNDLSVVIDIGGGGVPRTLLLGDLSAASQRMLLRLAHPSGYDVVKVAHHGSADQEPALYAGLGARIAVISAGLGNDYGHPRAPTLEVLADNRLLIARTDLQGQILISGEGDDLRIWSEHGATPEQLRAPAEPGR; from the coding sequence ATGGTGCCCGTGTGCGCGGCGGCCTGGCCGGTCGCTCTGCTCGCCGTGTGTCTTCCTGCGACGTCGGGCTGGCTCATTCTCGCCGGCGCCGTGTTCGGAGTCGTTGCCGCGATGTGCGCCGTGCGTGCCCCGCGGGGAGTGGGTCGGAGCTTCCTGATGCGGTGGGCGGGTGTGGGCATCGTCATGGCCGCGGTGGTGAGCGGAATCGGCGGTGCGGTGCTGCTGGCCGACGGCGCGCGCAGCGAGGCGGCATCACTCGGCGGGGGTGTCGTGCACGCCGTGCTCACCGTGCAGTCGTCGGCGTCGGTCGGCGCCGACGGACGATTGTGGATGGACGCCCAGACCCAGGTGCTCGGCAGGGGCGATGCTCCGGATGCGCGGTCGGTGCCCGTCCGGGTCGGTGTTCCGCAGGGCGAGGACGGCGTCGACATCGCTCCGGGCACCGTGCTCGAGCTGAGCGCCGAGACTGCCGTGGCCGACGCCGGGGAGCGGGCCGTGCTCGTGCTGTTCGCACTCGGGGAGCCGTCGATCCTCACCCGCGGGCCGCTGATCGCGCGGATCGCGGCGGACGTGCGCTCCGCGTTCATCACCCGCTCGGCGACGCTGCCCGAGCCGGGTGCCCAGCTGCTGCCTGGCCTGGCCGTGGGCGATACGCGCGCCGTGACGCCCGAGCTCGATGCCGCGATGAAGGCGAGCGGTCTGTCTCATCTCACGGCGGTCAGCGGAAGCAATTGCGCGCTGGTCATCGCCGCGGGGTTCGGCCTCGTCGCCCTGCTGGGCGGTGGCAGGGTGCTGCGGGTCGTCGTCGCGGCGCTGGGTCTGGCGGCATTCGTCGTGCTCGTGACGGCCGAGCCGAGCGTCATCCGTGCCGCGGCGATGGCGGCGATCGCGATGCTCTGTCTGCTGCTGGGAAGGCCCCGCGCCGGGCTGCCGATGCTGGCCGCGGCGGTGGCGGTGCTCCTCGTGACCGATCCCTGGCTCAGCATGTCGGCCGGGTTCGCGTTGTCTGCGGCGGCGACCGGGGCGCTCATCCTGCTCGCGCCGCCTCTGGCACGCGGCATGCGGCGGTGGCTTCCGGCACCGCTCGCCCTCGCGCTGGCCGTGCCGCTGTCGGCTCAGCTCGTCTGCGGTCCGATCATCGCGCTGTTCACCGACCAGCAGTCGATCATCGGCGTCGCGGCGAACATCGTGGCCGCCCCTGCCGCCCCGCTGGCCACCGTCCTCGGCCTGCTCGCGTGTCTTGCGATGCCCGTGCCGCCCCTCGCCGATCTGTTCGCCGCGTGCGCGTGGCTGCCCTCGGCGTGGATCGCGCAGACCGCGCTGACCTCGGCCGAAGTCCCGGGCGGCCTCGTGACGGCGCCTGCGGGCGTGGTGAGCGCGCTGGTCATCGCGCTCCTGAGCGCAGCGTTCGCGTGGCTCCTCGCCACGGGCGGCACGAGGAGACACCGCACCGTCACGTGGCTCTCCGGGGTCGTGCTGGCGCTGGCATGCGGTCTCGGGACGGGCACGGCCCTGCTCGACGGCCCGGCGGCGCCACTCACGCGGCCCTCCGACTGGGGGATGGCCGCGTGCGACATCGGGCAGGGCGACGCCCTGCTGCTGCGCAGCGCAGGGCACGTCATGCTCGTCGACACCGGGCCGGATCCGGCGTTGCTTCAGTCCTGCCTCGACAGCGTGGGGATCGGCCGGATCGACGTGCTCGTGCTGACCCATTTCGATCAGGATCATGCCGGAGCGGCGCCCGCTCTGGCGGGCCGGGTCGGCACGGTGATGCACAGTCCTGCCGACGGTGCGAGGGCGCAGCGCACCCTCGACGTGTTGCGCGACGGGGGAGCGCGCCTGGTCGCGGCCGTGGCGGGCCAGCGAGGGCCTTTGGGCACAGCGCAGTGGCGCGTGCTGTGGCCGAGGCGCGACGAGCGGGTGTTCCCTCCCGGCAATGATCTCAGCGTCGTGATCGACATCGGCGGAGGAGGGGTTCCCCGCACCCTGCTGCTCGGCGATCTGTCCGCAGCGTCGCAACGGATGCTGCTCCGGCTCGCGCACCCGTCGGGGTACGACGTGGTCAAGGTGGCGCACCACGGCAGTGCGGATCAGGAGCCGGCGCTATACGCCGGCCTCGGCGCGCGGATCGCGGTGATCTCCGCAGGTCTCGGCAACGACTACGGGCATCCGCGTGCGCCCACACTCGAGGTCCTCGCCGACAACCGGCTGCTGATCGCCCGCACCGATCTTCAGGGCCAGATCCTCATCTCGGGCGAGGGGGATGACCTGCGGATCTGGTCGGAGCACGGCGCCACGCCCGAGCAGCTGCGCGCCCCCGCGGAGCCGGGCCGGTGA
- a CDS encoding alpha/beta fold hydrolase: protein MAVRVVLVHGIRTSATMWRSQIAYLEERGTPVSAVELPGHGSRMDEVFTLDEAMRTTDDAVRTASALGDDVLLVGHSMGGLLSVAYAGAHDAPPLAGFIGASCTALPRGAGLAAYRLLAGAFNSLPDRGLWVTDRVLSATLSAETRDDFGAGGFAFAAQDAALRSLSVLDLLQDLRRLSMPTWFVNGQYDQLRVHERTFQELVPHAELIVAPRTSHLVTAMRPRVFNAVLELALATLESTPRDSAPQGS from the coding sequence ATGGCGGTGAGGGTCGTTCTCGTGCACGGCATCCGCACCTCTGCGACGATGTGGCGCTCACAGATCGCCTATCTCGAAGAGCGGGGCACGCCGGTCTCCGCCGTCGAACTCCCGGGGCACGGCTCCCGCATGGACGAGGTCTTCACCCTCGATGAGGCGATGCGCACCACCGACGACGCCGTGCGCACCGCATCCGCCTTGGGCGACGACGTGCTGCTCGTGGGGCACTCGATGGGCGGCCTGCTCTCGGTCGCCTACGCCGGCGCGCACGATGCCCCGCCGCTGGCCGGTTTCATCGGCGCCTCGTGCACGGCGCTCCCCCGCGGTGCCGGGCTCGCGGCGTACCGTCTGCTGGCCGGCGCGTTCAACTCGTTGCCCGATCGCGGCCTGTGGGTCACCGACCGGGTGCTCTCGGCAACCCTTTCCGCCGAGACCCGCGACGACTTCGGCGCCGGTGGATTCGCCTTCGCCGCACAGGATGCGGCACTGCGCAGCCTGTCGGTGCTCGATCTGCTGCAGGATCTGCGCCGTCTGAGCATGCCCACCTGGTTCGTCAACGGACAGTACGACCAGCTGCGCGTGCACGAGCGCACCTTCCAGGAGCTCGTGCCTCACGCCGAGCTCATCGTCGCCCCGCGCACGTCGCATCTGGTCACGGCGATGCGCCCGCGGGTGTTCAACGCGGTTCTGGAGCTGGCTCTGGCGACGCTGGAGTCGACACCGCGGGATTCCGCACCGCAAGGGTCGTGA
- a CDS encoding VTT domain-containing protein has protein sequence MDDFLLQLLDTVQSVDPALRTALAGLAMMLETSILIGLIVPGDTIAIVAATAVGSIGEGVMLAAVLVLGALIGESIGFWLGRWLGPHIRHSWIGRKIGEKQWIRAERYLARRGGIAIFLSRFLPVLHSLVPLTVGMSRFAYRRFLAWTLPACILWAGLYVTVASLAAGSFRELSERIHFAGYLFVGVIALFLLVVFVGKKVIAAREERHMRAPSEDAPTSMKD, from the coding sequence GTGGACGACTTCCTGCTGCAGCTTCTGGACACCGTGCAGTCCGTCGATCCCGCCCTGCGCACCGCGCTCGCCGGTCTCGCCATGATGCTGGAGACCAGCATCCTCATCGGCCTCATCGTCCCGGGCGACACCATCGCCATCGTCGCCGCCACCGCCGTGGGCTCGATCGGGGAGGGCGTCATGCTCGCCGCCGTGCTCGTGCTCGGCGCGCTGATCGGCGAGAGCATCGGTTTTTGGCTCGGCCGCTGGCTCGGTCCGCACATCCGCCATTCGTGGATCGGCCGCAAGATCGGCGAGAAGCAGTGGATCCGCGCGGAGCGGTATCTCGCCAGGCGCGGTGGCATCGCGATCTTCCTCTCCCGATTCCTGCCCGTGCTGCACTCGCTCGTGCCTCTGACCGTGGGGATGAGCCGATTCGCCTACCGCCGGTTCCTCGCGTGGACGCTGCCGGCGTGCATCCTGTGGGCGGGGCTGTACGTCACGGTGGCGTCGCTGGCCGCGGGCAGCTTCCGCGAGCTCAGCGAACGCATCCACTTCGCCGGTTACCTCTTCGTCGGTGTGATCGCGCTTTTTCTCCTCGTCGTCTTCGTGGGCAAGAAAGTCATCGCCGCGCGTGAGGAGCGGCACATGCGGGCGCCCTCAGAAGATGCCCCGACGAGCATGAAAGACTGA
- the holA gene encoding DNA polymerase III subunit delta, with product MPAARSSAPRGASRAKKATAIPQVSWREPRPAPIVLVSGPQEVCAERAIAGIRDYLRLEDPSLEVSDVRADDYEAGSLLSLTSPSLFGEPRLVRVAGVEKATDAFIQEALAYLEHPQEGATVILRHTGASVRGKKLLDAVRAGTGGGIEIPCPAIKRDSDRFDFAAGEFTAAERRIAPQALRTLVSAFADDVTELAAACQQLIGDVEGDITPDVVERYYGGRVEVSAFVVADTAIAGRFGEALVTLRHALASGADPVPLVAAFAMKLRGMARVAGSREPTAALASRLGMKDWQIDRARRDLSGWNERSLGLAIQATARADAEVKGAARDPIFALERMVTVIATRRPFGE from the coding sequence ATGCCGGCCGCACGTTCCTCCGCTCCCCGCGGGGCGTCCCGTGCGAAGAAGGCGACGGCGATCCCGCAGGTCTCGTGGCGTGAGCCGCGGCCCGCACCGATCGTGCTGGTGTCCGGTCCGCAAGAGGTCTGCGCCGAGCGGGCGATCGCCGGCATCCGCGACTACCTGCGGCTGGAAGATCCCTCGCTCGAGGTCAGCGACGTGCGCGCTGACGACTACGAGGCCGGAAGCCTGCTCTCGCTCACGTCTCCGTCGCTGTTCGGCGAGCCCCGTCTCGTCCGCGTCGCGGGCGTCGAAAAGGCGACCGACGCGTTCATCCAGGAGGCCCTCGCCTACCTGGAGCACCCGCAAGAGGGCGCCACGGTCATCCTGCGCCACACCGGCGCATCCGTGCGCGGCAAGAAGCTTCTCGATGCCGTACGGGCGGGCACGGGCGGAGGGATCGAGATTCCGTGCCCGGCGATCAAACGAGACTCCGACCGCTTCGACTTCGCGGCGGGGGAGTTCACAGCCGCAGAGCGACGGATCGCGCCGCAGGCGTTGCGCACGCTCGTCTCAGCCTTCGCCGACGACGTGACCGAGCTCGCCGCCGCCTGTCAGCAGCTCATCGGCGACGTCGAAGGAGACATCACTCCCGACGTCGTGGAGCGCTACTACGGCGGGCGTGTGGAGGTGTCGGCCTTCGTCGTGGCCGACACGGCCATCGCTGGGCGCTTCGGCGAGGCGCTTGTGACTCTGCGGCACGCGCTGGCCTCGGGCGCCGACCCGGTTCCCCTCGTCGCAGCATTCGCCATGAAGCTCCGGGGCATGGCGCGTGTGGCCGGCTCGAGAGAGCCGACGGCCGCCCTGGCATCGCGGCTGGGGATGAAGGACTGGCAGATCGATCGCGCGCGTCGCGACCTGTCGGGGTGGAACGAGCGGTCGCTGGGCTTGGCCATCCAGGCGACGGCGCGGGCGGATGCTGAGGTGAAGGGCGCCGCGCGTGACCCGATCTTCGCGCTGGAGCGCATGGTGACGGTCATCGCGACCCGTCGCCCGTTCGGCGAGTAG
- the leuS gene encoding leucine--tRNA ligase, with amino-acid sequence MSEHSSSAAAESADEQLSAPALQVKWQKYWAEHDTFRAGGADDMRPRKYVLGMFPYPSGDMHMGHAENYAYVDSVARYWRHRGHNVLNPIGWDSFGLPAENAAIKRGADPREWTYQNIDQQKESLKRFGTSYDWSRVLHTSDPEYYRWNQWLFLKLYERGLAYRKKSPVNWCPNDQTVLANEQVVDGRCERCGAEVVKKKLTQWYFKITDYADRLLDDLNQLEGRWPHKVLQMQRNWIGRSVGADVDFEIEGREGAVTVFSTRPDTLHGATFFVVAPDAELAAELAEGASAEVRERFQEYLSAVQKTTDIDRQSTDRPKTGVFLERYAINPVNGERLPIWAADYVLADYGHGAVMAVPAHDQRDLDFARAFDLPVKVVVDTTAPITGTIPVIEVDGEGVPVEPAATLDEQNPAVTGVALTGEGRMVNSGELNGLSKRNAIARAIETLTASGKGRAAKNYRLRDWLISRQRFWGTPIPIVHTEDGGITPVPEDQLPVRLPSVDGLDLAPKGSSPLGAAEKWVQTTDPATGDPALRDPDTMDTFVDSSWYFLRFLSPTSDEVAFDVDEARRWAPVDSYIGGVEHAILHLLYARFITKVLFDMGMIDFTEPFSTLVNQGMVLLDGSKMSKSKGNLVEFSASMDDPGADAVRVAIAFAGPVEDDINWEDVSTTGAQKFLARAQRIARDVDSPVDVVFNSGDAALRRITHRLLADAPSLVEQTKFNVLVARLMELVNTIRKTIDSGAGAADPAVREAAETLAVMLDIIAPHTAEEMWESLGHEPSVGLVAWRQADPALLVEATATTAVQVNGKVRTTLEVPARIAGAELEALARADEKVQRALEGKEIVRVIVRAPKIVNFAVKG; translated from the coding sequence TTGTCTGAGCACTCGTCTTCCGCCGCCGCAGAGTCCGCCGACGAGCAGTTGTCGGCGCCGGCGCTCCAGGTGAAGTGGCAGAAGTACTGGGCCGAACACGACACCTTCCGCGCCGGTGGGGCCGATGACATGCGTCCGCGCAAGTACGTGCTGGGCATGTTCCCGTACCCCTCGGGCGACATGCACATGGGCCATGCGGAGAACTACGCCTACGTCGACTCCGTCGCGCGCTACTGGCGCCACCGCGGCCACAACGTACTCAACCCGATCGGCTGGGACTCCTTCGGCCTGCCCGCCGAGAACGCCGCCATCAAGCGAGGCGCGGATCCGCGGGAGTGGACGTACCAGAATATCGACCAGCAGAAGGAGAGCCTGAAGCGCTTCGGCACCTCCTATGACTGGTCACGCGTGCTGCACACCTCCGACCCGGAGTACTACCGGTGGAACCAGTGGCTGTTCCTCAAGCTGTACGAGCGGGGCCTGGCCTACCGCAAGAAGAGCCCGGTCAACTGGTGCCCCAACGACCAGACCGTGCTGGCCAACGAGCAGGTCGTCGACGGCCGGTGCGAGCGCTGCGGCGCCGAGGTCGTGAAGAAGAAGCTGACGCAGTGGTACTTCAAGATCACCGACTACGCCGACCGGCTGCTCGACGACCTCAATCAGCTCGAGGGCCGCTGGCCGCACAAGGTGCTGCAGATGCAGCGCAACTGGATCGGCCGTTCCGTGGGCGCCGACGTCGACTTCGAGATCGAGGGTCGCGAGGGCGCCGTCACGGTGTTCTCCACCCGCCCCGACACCCTGCACGGTGCGACGTTCTTCGTCGTGGCGCCCGATGCCGAACTGGCGGCGGAGCTGGCCGAGGGCGCATCCGCCGAGGTGCGCGAGCGTTTCCAGGAGTACCTGTCGGCCGTGCAGAAGACCACCGACATCGACCGCCAGTCCACGGATCGTCCGAAGACCGGGGTGTTCCTGGAGCGCTACGCGATCAATCCGGTCAACGGGGAGCGGTTGCCGATCTGGGCCGCCGACTACGTGCTGGCCGACTACGGCCACGGCGCCGTGATGGCCGTGCCCGCGCATGACCAGCGCGACCTCGACTTCGCCCGTGCGTTCGACCTGCCGGTGAAGGTCGTCGTCGACACGACGGCTCCGATCACCGGCACGATCCCGGTGATCGAGGTCGACGGCGAGGGCGTGCCTGTGGAGCCGGCGGCGACTCTCGACGAGCAGAACCCCGCGGTCACGGGCGTCGCCCTGACCGGTGAGGGCCGCATGGTCAACTCCGGCGAGCTGAACGGCCTCTCCAAGCGCAACGCGATCGCCCGCGCCATCGAGACGCTCACCGCCTCCGGCAAGGGCCGCGCGGCCAAGAACTATCGCCTGCGCGACTGGCTGATCTCCCGTCAGCGCTTCTGGGGCACCCCGATCCCCATCGTGCACACCGAAGACGGCGGCATCACCCCGGTGCCGGAAGACCAGCTTCCCGTGCGCCTGCCGAGCGTGGACGGCCTGGATCTCGCCCCCAAGGGATCCTCGCCGCTGGGCGCGGCCGAGAAGTGGGTGCAGACCACCGACCCGGCCACCGGGGACCCGGCACTGCGCGACCCCGACACGATGGACACGTTCGTCGACAGCTCCTGGTACTTCCTTCGCTTCCTCTCGCCGACCAGCGATGAGGTGGCGTTCGACGTCGACGAGGCACGCCGCTGGGCGCCCGTGGACTCGTACATCGGCGGTGTCGAGCACGCCATCCTGCACCTGCTGTACGCCCGGTTCATCACCAAGGTGCTCTTCGACATGGGGATGATCGATTTCACCGAGCCGTTCTCCACCCTGGTGAACCAGGGGATGGTGCTGCTCGATGGATCGAAGATGTCCAAGAGCAAGGGCAACCTCGTCGAGTTCTCGGCGAGCATGGATGATCCGGGCGCCGACGCGGTGCGCGTGGCGATCGCCTTCGCGGGCCCCGTCGAAGACGACATCAACTGGGAAGACGTCTCCACGACGGGCGCGCAGAAGTTCCTGGCCCGCGCCCAGCGCATCGCCCGCGACGTCGACAGTCCGGTGGACGTCGTGTTCAACAGCGGCGACGCCGCCCTGCGTCGCATCACCCACCGCCTGCTGGCGGATGCTCCGAGCCTGGTCGAGCAGACGAAGTTCAACGTGCTCGTGGCGCGCCTCATGGAGCTGGTGAACACGATCCGCAAGACGATCGACTCGGGGGCGGGAGCCGCGGACCCCGCCGTGCGGGAGGCCGCCGAGACCCTGGCCGTGATGCTCGACATCATCGCTCCGCACACTGCGGAGGAGATGTGGGAGTCGCTGGGCCACGAGCCGTCGGTGGGTCTGGTCGCCTGGCGTCAGGCCGATCCCGCACTTCTCGTGGAGGCGACGGCGACCACGGCCGTGCAGGTCAACGGCAAGGTGCGCACCACGCTCGAAGTTCCGGCCCGGATCGCCGGCGCCGAACTCGAGGCGCTCGCCCGCGCCGATGAGAAGGTGCAGCGCGCGCTGGAAGGCAAGGAGATCGTGCGGGTGATCGTCCGCGCGCCGAAGATCGTCAACTTCGCCGTCAAGGGCTGA
- the rpsT gene encoding 30S ribosomal protein S20, whose product MANIKSQIKRNKTNEKARERNKAVKTELKTVVRQTRTAIAAGDKAAAETALKTASKKLDKAVSKGVIHANQAANRKSAIAKQVAAL is encoded by the coding sequence GTGGCAAACATCAAGTCGCAGATCAAGCGCAACAAGACCAACGAGAAGGCGCGCGAGCGCAACAAGGCCGTCAAGACCGAGCTGAAGACGGTCGTGCGTCAGACCCGCACGGCCATCGCCGCCGGCGACAAGGCCGCCGCCGAGACCGCGCTGAAGACGGCGTCGAAGAAGCTCGACAAGGCCGTGAGCAAGGGCGTCATCCACGCGAACCAGGCCGCGAACCGCAAGTCGGCGATCGCGAAGCAGGTCGCCGCTCTCTGA